A window from Mytilus galloprovincialis chromosome 8, xbMytGall1.hap1.1, whole genome shotgun sequence encodes these proteins:
- the LOC143043347 gene encoding conoporin-Cn1-like produces MAAMSYNSRHKRFQHDTEDDDSDNGNNSTKQGTQFGRSLQGTNLSKLMMNHRSSTVVGIQVINLTKFHLIQPNMITISGYVSTPAVSISPGHTEAMIAHRKYEASFVGSSGMVSWLIQDTDRRLVIVWKSPLFLSNTLGIGLTNVGYTTQRYYWNEDIRKNKENKELISKYMSFGKMSEEIMIENDCFKVCGSMGSSSKPEVKVTFGMK; encoded by the exons ATGGCTGCTATGAGTTATAATAGTCGTCACAAAAGATTCCAACATGATACGGAAGACGACGACAGTGACAATG GTAACAACTCTACAAAACAAGGAACGCAATTTGGTCGATCTTTGCAAGGAACAAACTTGTCTAAATTAATGATGAATCACCGTTCCAGTACTGTTGTTGGTATTCAAGTCATAAACCTGACAAAGTTTCATCTGATCCAACCAAATATGATAACAATATCAGGATATGTATCAACTCCTGCTGTTTCAATTAGTCCTGGACATACAGAAGCTATG ATAGCACATAGGAAGTATGAAGCTTCCTTCGTAGGATCAAGTGGAATGGTTTCGTGGCTAATACAAGACACAGATAGACGCCTTGTCATCGTGTGGAAATCGCCACTGTTTTTAAGTAACACCCTTGGTATTGGATTAACGAATGTTGGTTATACAACTCAAAGATATTATTGGAACGaagatataagaaaaaataaagagAACAAGGAACTGATATCTAAATATATGTCATTTGGCAAAATGAGTGaagaaataatgattgaaaacgACTGTTTTAAGGTATGTGGTTCCATGGGATCCAGCAGTAAACCAGAAGTTAAAGTTACATTTGGTATGAAATAG